From Carya illinoinensis cultivar Pawnee chromosome 5, C.illinoinensisPawnee_v1, whole genome shotgun sequence, one genomic window encodes:
- the LOC122311815 gene encoding uncharacterized protein LOC122311815: MQEGSVLSFSPSFNLYTPPSGFAEVAKVTEDFGSKMKFDAFGTEFDEPKNEGSSRSEALDEESRDEPAEEGDQNVEEEEVDDEEFSFACTNPDGSPISADDVFVDGQIRPVYPLFNQDLLFTYAYDGDSKPKDASSSPLRPPLRKFFVEERDIPSSSSSEYDELEGAAEGTYCVWSGNAAEALPRDLSKKSNSTGFCKLWRFRDLLMRSNSDGHDAFVFLNQPSGNAKLRNETSTAKKNENVDKNEKGRVSVEKAKPNEKAKTKTKGVKGSGETASSAHERHYVKNRAKREGEKWKSYLPYRQVGFFTNVNGFSRNVHPF; this comes from the coding sequence ATGCAAGAGGGTTCAGTTTTATCCTTTTCTCCCAGCTTCAATCTTTATACCCCTCCAAGCGGATTTGCAGAAGTCGCAAAAGTTACTGAAGATTTTGGCTCAAAGATGAAGTTCGACGCCTTTGGTACCGAGTTTGACGAGCCGAAAAATGAAGGTAGCTCGAGATCTGAAGCTTTGGATGAGGAATCTAGAGATGAGCCGGCGGAAGAAGGTGATCAGAatgttgaagaggaagaggTTGACGACGAAGAGTTCTCTTTCGCTTGCACGAATCCCGACGGGTCTCCGATTTCGGCGGATGATGTATTCGTCGACGGCCAGATCCGTCCGGTATACCCGCTCTTCAACCAAGATCTCCTATTCACCTACGCTTACGACGGGGATTCGAAGCCCAAGGACGCCTCGTCCTCGCCTCTCCGACCGCCGTTGAGGAAGTTTTTCGTTGAAGAGCGCGATATTCCGTCGTCATCGTCCTCTGAATATGACGAATTGGAGGGAGCTGCAGAGGGTACGTACTGCGTGTGGTCCGGTAACGCCGCGGAGGCCTTGCCGCGGGACCTCTCCAAGAAGAGTAACTCCACAGGGTTCTGTAAGCTCTGGAGGTTCCGAGACTTGCTTATGCGAAGCAACAGCGACGGGCACGACGCGTTCGTGTTTCTGAATCAACCGTCCGGAAACGCAAAGCTGAGAAACGAAACATCGACGGCGAAGAAAAACGAAAACGTCGATAAGAACGAGAAGGGTAGGGTTAGCGTCGAGAAGGCGAAACCAAACGAGAAGGCGAAGACGAAGACGAAGGGGGTGAAGGGATCAGGTGAAACGGCGTCGTCGGCGCACGAGAGGCACTACGTGAAGAATAGGGccaagagagagggagagaagtgGAAATCGTATTTGCCGTACAGGCAGGTTGGGTTTTTCACTAATGTGAACGGGTTTAGCCGGAACGTCCATCCCTTCTAA